In one window of Tripterygium wilfordii isolate XIE 37 chromosome 1, ASM1340144v1, whole genome shotgun sequence DNA:
- the LOC119998314 gene encoding ARM REPEAT PROTEIN INTERACTING WITH ABF2-like isoform X1 yields the protein MELHRREDQGLSSERKGQKRKLEEEIDEEREISMASGDARQALLSEVVAQVNILNSAFSWNEADRAAAKRATHVLAELAKNEEVVNGIVEGGAVPALVKHLQSPPPGKDDRGLKPFEHEVEKGSAFALGLLAVKPEHQQLIVDNGALLHLVNLLDRHNDGSSSRAVNSVIRRAADAITNLAHENSRIKTRVRLEGGIPPLVELLELTDTKVQRAAAGALRTLAFKNDENKNQIVECNALPTLILMLLSEDAAIHYEAVGVIGNLVHSSPNIKKEVLSAGALQPVIALLSSSCSESQREAALLLGQFAATDSDCKVHIVQRGAVGPLIDMLQSEDVQLREMSAFALGRLAQDAHNQAGIAHSGGLLPLLKLLDSKNGSLQHNAAFALYGLADNVDNVSDFIRVGGVQKLQDGEFIVQATKDCVAKTLKRLEEKIHGRVLKHLLYLLRVAERSVQRRVALALAHLCSPDDPRTIFIDNNGLELLLGLLGSTNNKQQLDGAVALYKLANKATTLSPVDAAPPSPTPQVYLGEQYVNNSTLSDVIFLVEGRRFYAHRICLLASSDAFRAMFDGGYREKDARDIEIPNIRWEVFELMMRFVYTGSVVVSLDIAQDLLRAADQYLLEGLKRLCEYTIAQDISLENVASMYELSEAFHAVSLRNTCILFILEQFYKLSRRPGHSQLMQRILPEIHDYFTKALTKPNPHTLRL from the exons ATGGAGTTGCATAGGCGCGAAGATCAGGGTCTCTCCTCGGAGAGGAAAGGGCAGAAGCGGAAACTGGAGGAGGAGATTGATGAGGAGCGAGAGATCTCGATGGCCTCCGGTGATGCGCGGCAGGCGTTACTGTCTGAGGTGGTTGCCCAGGTTAATATTCTTAACTCCGCTTTTTCTTGGAACGAAGCCGACCGAGCCGCTGCAAAGCGCGCCACGCATGTCCTCGCTGAGCTCGCCAAGAACG AGGAAGTCGTAAACGGGATCGTTGAAGGTGGTGCGGTCCCTGCACTAGTGAAGCATCTGCAGTCCCCGCCGCCGGGCAAAGATGACCGTGGCCTCAAGCCGTTTGAGCACGAGGTCGAGAAGGGGAGTGCGTTCGCTTTGGGGCTCCTTGCCGTAAAG CCAGAGCATCAACAACTTATAGTTGACAATGGAGCTTTGTTGCATCTTGTGAATCTGTTGGACAGACACAATGATGGTTCTAGTTCTCGGGCTGTGAATAGTGTCATCAGAAGAGCGGCGGATGCTATCACTAATCTTGCTCATGAGAACAGCCGCATCAAGACCCGTGTTAG GTTGGAAGGTGGGATTCCTCCTCTTGTTGAGTTGCTTGAACTTACGGATACAAAGGTGCAACGAGCAGCTGCCGGAGCTCTGCGGACCCTTGCGTTTAAAAATGATGAGAATAAGAATCAG ATTGTTGAATGCAACGCTCTTCCGACACTCATTCTAATGCTGCTATCTGAGGATGCTGCTATCCACTATGAAGCG GTTGGTGTGATTGGAAATCTGGTACATTCATCACCAAATATTAAGAAAGAAGTTCTTAGTGCCGGAGCTTTGCAACCAGTTATTGCTTTGCTCAG CTCTTCCTGCTCTGAAAGCCAGAGGGAGGCAGCTTTGTTACTTGGACAATTTGCTGCGACAGACTCAGATTGCAAG GTCCACATTGTACAAAGGGGTGCTGTCGGACCTTTAATTGATATGCTTCAGTCTGAGGATGTGCAGTTGAGGGAAATGTCAGCCTTTGCATTGGGCAGATTGGCACAG GATGCACACAATCAAGCTGGTATAGCACACAGTGGCGGCTTACTGCCATTGCTGAAACTTCTAGATTCCAAAAATGGGTCTCTGCAACATAATGCTGCATTTGCACTTTATGGCCTGGCAGACAATGTG GATAATGTATCCGATTTTATTAGGGTGGGAGGTGTCCAGAAGCTGCAGGATGGAGAGTTCATTGTGCAG GCAACTAAAGACTGTGTAGCCAAGACTTTAAAAAGATTAGAGGAGAAGATTCATGGCCGG GTTTTAAAACACTTGTTATATCTGTTGCGCGTAGCAGAGAGGTCTGTCCAAAGGCGCGTCGCTTTGGCGCTAGCTCATCTTTGTTCTCCAGATGATCCAAGAACAATATTCATCGACAACAATG GATTGGAATTGCTTCTTGGGCTTCTTGGTTCTACGAACAATAAACAACAACTTGATGGTGCCGTGGCTCTCTATAAGCTGGCCAACAAAGCAACAACTCTATCCCCTGTGGATGCAGCTCCGCCATCTCCGACTCCACAG GTCTATTTAGGGGAGCAGTATGTGAACAATTCAACTTTGTCTGATGTTATCTTTCTAGTTGAAg GAAGACGGTTCTATGCCCACAGAATTTGCCTACTTGCTTCTTCAGATGCATTCCGTGCGATGTTTGATGGTGGCTATAGG GAAAAGGATGCAAGAGACATTGAAATTCCCAACATTAGATGGGAGGTTTTTGAGTTGATGATGAG ATTTGTATATACTGGGTCTGTGGTCGTTTCACTTGATATTGCGCAAGATCTTCTAAGAGCAGCAGATCAGTATCTCTTGGAGGGACTAAAGCGACTTTGTGAATATACCATTGCACAG GATATATCACTGGAAAATGTTGCAAGCATGTATGAACTCTCAGAAGCCTTCCACGCTGTGTCACTGAGGAACACATGCATTTTGTTTATCCTTGAACAGTTTTATAAATTGAGTCGGAGGCCTGG GCATTCCCAACTGATGCAGCGTATCTTACCAGAGATTCATGATTACTTTACCAAAGCACTTACCAAACCTAACCCCCACACCCTGCGCTTGTAG
- the LOC119998314 gene encoding ARM REPEAT PROTEIN INTERACTING WITH ABF2-like isoform X2: MRGRRYCLRWLPRTCSCSFHQDLFMLLYCSRVRIVAEEVVNGIVEGGAVPALVKHLQSPPPGKDDRGLKPFEHEVEKGSAFALGLLAVKPEHQQLIVDNGALLHLVNLLDRHNDGSSSRAVNSVIRRAADAITNLAHENSRIKTRVRLEGGIPPLVELLELTDTKVQRAAAGALRTLAFKNDENKNQIVECNALPTLILMLLSEDAAIHYEAVGVIGNLVHSSPNIKKEVLSAGALQPVIALLSSSCSESQREAALLLGQFAATDSDCKVHIVQRGAVGPLIDMLQSEDVQLREMSAFALGRLAQDAHNQAGIAHSGGLLPLLKLLDSKNGSLQHNAAFALYGLADNVDNVSDFIRVGGVQKLQDGEFIVQATKDCVAKTLKRLEEKIHGRVLKHLLYLLRVAERSVQRRVALALAHLCSPDDPRTIFIDNNGLELLLGLLGSTNNKQQLDGAVALYKLANKATTLSPVDAAPPSPTPQVYLGEQYVNNSTLSDVIFLVEGRRFYAHRICLLASSDAFRAMFDGGYREKDARDIEIPNIRWEVFELMMRFVYTGSVVVSLDIAQDLLRAADQYLLEGLKRLCEYTIAQDISLENVASMYELSEAFHAVSLRNTCILFILEQFYKLSRRPGHSQLMQRILPEIHDYFTKALTKPNPHTLRL, from the exons ATGCGCGGCAGGCGTTACTGTCTGAGGTGGTTGCCCAG GACGTGTTCTTGCTCTTTCCATCAAGATCTCTTTATGTTACTTTATTGTTCACGAGTTAGGATTGTCGCAGAGGAAGTCGTAAACGGGATCGTTGAAGGTGGTGCGGTCCCTGCACTAGTGAAGCATCTGCAGTCCCCGCCGCCGGGCAAAGATGACCGTGGCCTCAAGCCGTTTGAGCACGAGGTCGAGAAGGGGAGTGCGTTCGCTTTGGGGCTCCTTGCCGTAAAG CCAGAGCATCAACAACTTATAGTTGACAATGGAGCTTTGTTGCATCTTGTGAATCTGTTGGACAGACACAATGATGGTTCTAGTTCTCGGGCTGTGAATAGTGTCATCAGAAGAGCGGCGGATGCTATCACTAATCTTGCTCATGAGAACAGCCGCATCAAGACCCGTGTTAG GTTGGAAGGTGGGATTCCTCCTCTTGTTGAGTTGCTTGAACTTACGGATACAAAGGTGCAACGAGCAGCTGCCGGAGCTCTGCGGACCCTTGCGTTTAAAAATGATGAGAATAAGAATCAG ATTGTTGAATGCAACGCTCTTCCGACACTCATTCTAATGCTGCTATCTGAGGATGCTGCTATCCACTATGAAGCG GTTGGTGTGATTGGAAATCTGGTACATTCATCACCAAATATTAAGAAAGAAGTTCTTAGTGCCGGAGCTTTGCAACCAGTTATTGCTTTGCTCAG CTCTTCCTGCTCTGAAAGCCAGAGGGAGGCAGCTTTGTTACTTGGACAATTTGCTGCGACAGACTCAGATTGCAAG GTCCACATTGTACAAAGGGGTGCTGTCGGACCTTTAATTGATATGCTTCAGTCTGAGGATGTGCAGTTGAGGGAAATGTCAGCCTTTGCATTGGGCAGATTGGCACAG GATGCACACAATCAAGCTGGTATAGCACACAGTGGCGGCTTACTGCCATTGCTGAAACTTCTAGATTCCAAAAATGGGTCTCTGCAACATAATGCTGCATTTGCACTTTATGGCCTGGCAGACAATGTG GATAATGTATCCGATTTTATTAGGGTGGGAGGTGTCCAGAAGCTGCAGGATGGAGAGTTCATTGTGCAG GCAACTAAAGACTGTGTAGCCAAGACTTTAAAAAGATTAGAGGAGAAGATTCATGGCCGG GTTTTAAAACACTTGTTATATCTGTTGCGCGTAGCAGAGAGGTCTGTCCAAAGGCGCGTCGCTTTGGCGCTAGCTCATCTTTGTTCTCCAGATGATCCAAGAACAATATTCATCGACAACAATG GATTGGAATTGCTTCTTGGGCTTCTTGGTTCTACGAACAATAAACAACAACTTGATGGTGCCGTGGCTCTCTATAAGCTGGCCAACAAAGCAACAACTCTATCCCCTGTGGATGCAGCTCCGCCATCTCCGACTCCACAG GTCTATTTAGGGGAGCAGTATGTGAACAATTCAACTTTGTCTGATGTTATCTTTCTAGTTGAAg GAAGACGGTTCTATGCCCACAGAATTTGCCTACTTGCTTCTTCAGATGCATTCCGTGCGATGTTTGATGGTGGCTATAGG GAAAAGGATGCAAGAGACATTGAAATTCCCAACATTAGATGGGAGGTTTTTGAGTTGATGATGAG ATTTGTATATACTGGGTCTGTGGTCGTTTCACTTGATATTGCGCAAGATCTTCTAAGAGCAGCAGATCAGTATCTCTTGGAGGGACTAAAGCGACTTTGTGAATATACCATTGCACAG GATATATCACTGGAAAATGTTGCAAGCATGTATGAACTCTCAGAAGCCTTCCACGCTGTGTCACTGAGGAACACATGCATTTTGTTTATCCTTGAACAGTTTTATAAATTGAGTCGGAGGCCTGG GCATTCCCAACTGATGCAGCGTATCTTACCAGAGATTCATGATTACTTTACCAAAGCACTTACCAAACCTAACCCCCACACCCTGCGCTTGTAG
- the LOC119994986 gene encoding 2-hydroxyisoflavanone dehydratase-like: protein MASPSEEVAKAMSTYIRDYNDGSVTRLQNSPYVPPSPTPDPVTGVTSMDMTISENPKISARLYLPQLEQQSQKLPILVYFHGSGFCVESPFSFIHHRHINLLVSQAKVVAVSVAYRLAPEHPLPAAYEDSWAALNWVASHSNSAKNKTNKEDSWLLNYGDFGRVYVGGDSAGGNIAHNMAMRSGSENLENNVKILGAFLGHPYFWGSKPTGSENDPMPKLSVISDSETFASDPVLGHEKSFPSLLWSFVYPSAPGGLDNPMLNPEGPGAPSLARLGCSRLLIVVAGKDELRDRGVRYSELVKESGWKGELEFHEDEGEDHGFYVTNPETLKAKNLIKRLAYFLK, encoded by the coding sequence aTGGCATCTCCATCCGAAGAAGTGGCAAAGGCGATGTCTACTTATATCCGTGACTACAATGATGGTTCAGTAACTCGCCTCCAAAACTCGCCATACGTGCCACCATCACCAACCCCAGATCCAGTTACTGGTGTGACATCAATGGACATGACCATCTCTGAAAACCCCAAAATCTCTGCTCGTCTCTACCTCCCTCAACTCGAACAACAATCCCAAAAGCTCCCAATCCTTGTCTATTTCCATGGAAGTGGGTTTTGCGTTGAATCTCCATTTTCATTTATTCACCATCGTCACATCAATCTTCTGGTCTCTCAAGCCAAAGTTGTTGCGGTCTCTGTTGCTTACAGGCTGGCTCCGGAGCATCCTCTGCCTGCGGCGTACGAGGACAGCTGGGCTGCTCTCAATTGGGTCGCATCTCACTCAAATTCAGCCAAAAACAAGACCAATAAAGAAGATTCATGGTTGTTGAATTACGGCGATTTTGGCAGGGTTTATGTAGGAGGTGATAGTGCTGGTGGTAATATAGCTCATAACATGGCAATGAGATCAGGATCTGAGAACTTGGAAAACAATGTGAAAATCTTGGGTGCCTTTCTTGGGCATCCTTATTTTTGGGGATCAAAACCGACCGGATCGGAAAATGATCCTATGCCCAAGCTGTCTGTGATTTCCGACTCAGAAACATTTGCCTCAGATCCTGTTTTGGGTCATGAGAAGTCTTTCCCATCTTTGCTTTGGAGCTTTGTTTACCCATCAGCGCCTGGAGGCCTTGATAATCCAATGCTAAATCCGGAGGGTCCCGGGGCGCCGAGCCTGGCGAGGCTGGGGTGTTCGAGGTTGCTGATTGTTGTGGCTGGGAAGGATGAACTGAGAGACAGAGGTGTGAGGTACAGTGAATTGGTGAAAGAGAGTGGTTGGAAAGGTGAATTGGAGTTTCATGAAGATGAGGGAGAGGATCATGGATTTTATGTTACGAATCCTGAGACTCTGAAAGCTAAGAACCTGATCAAACGTCTGGCTTATTTTCTCAAGTGA
- the LOC120008515 gene encoding 2-hydroxyisoflavanone dehydratase-like isoform X2, whose product MGSSAKVVARELTHLVRVYTDGSVERIPDPPFVPPSANPDPATGVSFKDITISENPKISARLYLPKTQQQDQKLPILVYFHGGAFCLGSAFTFVEHRNISRLVSEAKVVAISVEYRLAPEDPVPAAYEDSWVALNWVAAHSKPRNEHNQDPWLSNYGDFDRLYIGGESAGGNIVHNIAMRVGSENLKGNVKILGAFISHPYFWGSKAIGSENDPNKPKPYGSFDSQTIGTEPGVDHDKTFPALVWDFVYPSAPGGLDNPMLNPEGLGAPSLAELGCWRLMICVAAEDELRDRGVRYYELVKESGWKGELEFHEDEGVGHGFYVMDPETAKAKNMYKRLASFLK is encoded by the exons ATGGGCTCCTCAGCCAAAGTAGTAGCCAGAGAGCTCACTCATTTG GTTCGCGTATACACCGATGGTTCAGTGGAACGTATTCCAGACCCGCCCTTCGTTCCACCATCAGCAAACCCAGATCCAGCAACAGGAGTCTCGTTCAAGGACATAACCATCTCTGAAAATCCCAAAATCTCCGCTCGTCTCTACCTCCCAAAAACCCAACAACAAGACCAGAAACTCCCAATCTTGGTCTACTTCCATGGTGGTGCATTTTGCCTTGGATCCGCCTTCACATTTGTTGAACATCGTAACATCAGCCGTTTAGTCTCGGAAGCCAAAGTTGTTGCAATCTCTGTTGAGTACAGACTAGCCCCAGAGGACCCTGTCCCTGCAGCTTACGAGGATTCTTGGGTCGCGCTCAATTGGGTTGCAGCTCACTCCAAACCCCGGAACGAGCACAATCAGGATCCATGGCTATCGAATTATGGTGATTTTGATAGACTTTACATAGGAGGTGAGAGTGCTGGTGGTAATATAGTTCATAACATCGCCATGAGAGTGGGATCTGAGAATTTGAAAGGCAATGTCAAAATCTTGGGGGCTTTTATTTCTCATCCTTATTTCTGGGGCTCAAAGGCAATAGGGTCGGAAAATGATCCTAACAAGCCCAAGCCATATGGGTCTTTTGATTCCCAAACAATTGGGACAGAACCAGGTGTTGATCATGATAAGACCTTCCCAGCTTTGGTTTGGGACTTTGTGTACCCATCAGCTCCTGGAGGTCTTGACAATCCAATGCTCAATCCTGAGGGTCTCGGGGCACCAAGCCTGGCGGAGCTTGGGTGTTGGAGGTTGATGATCTGTGTGGCTGCGGAAGATGAACTGAGAGACAGAGGTGTTCGGTACTATGAATTGGTGAAGGAGAGTGGTTGGAAAGGTGAATTGGAGTTCCATGAAGATGAAGGAGTGGGTCATGGATTTTACGTTATGGATCCTGAGACTGCGAAAGCTAAGAACATGTACAAGCGATTGGCTTCGTTTCTCAAGTAG
- the LOC120008515 gene encoding 2-hydroxyisoflavanone dehydratase-like isoform X1, whose translation MGSSAKVVARELTHLVRVYTDGSVERIPDPPFVPPSANPDPATGVSFKDITISENPKISARLYLPKTQQQDQKLPILVYFHGGAFCLGSAFTFVEHRNISRLVSEAKVVAISVEYRLAPEDPVPAAYEDSWVALNWVAAHSKPRNEHNQDPWLSNYGDFDRLYIGGESAGGNIVHNIAMRVGSENLKGNVKILGAFISHPYFWGSKAIGSENDPNKPKPYGSFDSQTIGTEPGVDHDKTFPALVWDFVYPSAPGGLDNPMLNPEGLGAPSLAELGCWRLMICVAAEDELRDRGVRYYELVKESGWKGELEFHEDEGVGHGFYVMDPETAKAKNMYKRLASFLK comes from the exons ATGGGCTCCTCAGCCAAA GTAGTAGCCAGAGAGCTCACCCATTTGGTTCGCGTATACACCGATGGTTCAGTGGAACGTATTCCAGACCCGCCCTTCGTTCCACCATCAGCAAACCCAGATCCAGCAACAGGAGTCTCGTTCAAGGACATAACCATCTCTGAAAATCCCAAAATCTCCGCTCGTCTCTACCTCCCAAAAACCCAACAACAAGACCAGAAACTCCCAATCTTGGTCTACTTCCATGGTGGTGCATTTTGCCTTGGATCCGCCTTCACATTTGTTGAACATCGTAACATCAGCCGTTTAGTCTCGGAAGCCAAAGTTGTTGCAATCTCTGTTGAGTACAGACTAGCCCCAGAGGACCCTGTCCCTGCAGCTTACGAGGATTCTTGGGTCGCGCTCAATTGGGTTGCAGCTCACTCCAAACCCCGGAACGAGCACAATCAGGATCCATGGCTATCGAATTATGGTGATTTTGATAGACTTTACATAGGAGGTGAGAGTGCTGGTGGTAATATAGTTCATAACATCGCCATGAGAGTGGGATCTGAGAATTTGAAAGGCAATGTCAAAATCTTGGGGGCTTTTATTTCTCATCCTTATTTCTGGGGCTCAAAGGCAATAGGGTCGGAAAATGATCCTAACAAGCCCAAGCCATATGGGTCTTTTGATTCCCAAACAATTGGGACAGAACCAGGTGTTGATCATGATAAGACCTTCCCAGCTTTGGTTTGGGACTTTGTGTACCCATCAGCTCCTGGAGGTCTTGACAATCCAATGCTCAATCCTGAGGGTCTCGGGGCACCAAGCCTGGCGGAGCTTGGGTGTTGGAGGTTGATGATCTGTGTGGCTGCGGAAGATGAACTGAGAGACAGAGGTGTTCGGTACTATGAATTGGTGAAGGAGAGTGGTTGGAAAGGTGAATTGGAGTTCCATGAAGATGAAGGAGTGGGTCATGGATTTTACGTTATGGATCCTGAGACTGCGAAAGCTAAGAACATGTACAAGCGATTGGCTTCGTTTCTCAAGTAG
- the LOC120008649 gene encoding 2-hydroxyisoflavanone dehydratase-like yields MASPAEEVVKAFSAYIRFYNDGSVTRLQNSTYTPPSPTPDPVTGVTSKDITISENPKISARLYLPQLEQQSQKLPIFVYFHGSGFCIESPFSLLHHLHINLLVSQANVVALSVAYRLAPEHPLPAAYEDSWAALNWVASHSNSAQNKTNKDSWLLNYGDFGRVYIGGDSAGGNIAHNMAMRSASENLENNVKILGAFLGHPYFWGSKPIGSENDPSKRKLYVIGSETFASDPALGHEKTFPSLLWSFVYPSAPGGLDNPMLNPEGPGAPSLARLGCSRLLIVVAGKDELRDRGVRYSELVKESGWKGELEFHEDEGEDHGFYVTKPETLKAKNLIKRLISFLK; encoded by the coding sequence atGGCATCTCCAGCCGAAGAAGTGGTAAAGGCGTTCTCTGCTTATATCCGTTTCTACAATGATGGTTCAGTAACTCGCCTCCAAAACTCGACATACACGCCACCATCACCAACCCCAGATCCAGTTACTGGTGTGACATCAAAGGACATAACCATCTCTGAAAACCCCAAAATCTCTGCTCGTCTCTACCTCCCTCAACTCGAACAACAATCCCAAAAGCTCCCAATCTTTGTCTATTTCCATGGAAGTGGGTTTTGCATTGAATCTCCATTTTCATTACTTCATCATCTTCACATCAATCTTCTGGTCTCTCAAGCCAATGTTGTTGCGCTCTCTGTTGCGTACAGGCTGGCTCCGGAGCATCCTCTGCCTGCGGCGTACGAGGACAGCTGGGCTGCTCTCAATTGGGTCGCATCTCACTCAAATTCAGCCCAAAACAAGACCAATAAAGATTCATGGTTGTTGAATTACGGCGATTTTGGCAGGGTTTATATAGGAGGTGATAGTGCTGGTGGTAATATAGCTCATAACATGGCAATGAGATCAGCATCTGAGAACTTGGAAAACAATGTGAAAATCTTGGGTGCTTTTCTTGGGCATCCTTATTTTTGGGGATCAAAACCGATCGGGTCGGAAAATGATCCTAGTAAGCGCAAGCTGTATGTGATCGGGTCAGAAACATTTGCCTCAGATCCTGCTTTGGGTCATGAGAAGACTTTCCCATCTTTGCTTTGGAGCTTTGTTTACCCATCAGCGCCTGGAGGCCTTGATAATCCGATGCTGAATCCGGAGGGTCCCGGGGCGCCGAGCCTGGCGAGGCTGGGGTGTTCGAGGTTGCTGATTGTTGTGGCTGGGAAGGATGAACTGAGAGACAGAGGAGTGAGGTATAGTGAATTGGTGAAAGAGAGTGGTTGGAAAGGTGAATTGGAGTTTCATGAAGATGAGGGAGAGGATCATGGATTTTATGTTACGAAACCTGAGACTCTGAAAGCTAAGAACCTGATCAAACGTCTGATTTCTTTTCTCAAGTGA
- the LOC120008722 gene encoding 2-hydroxyisoflavanone dehydratase-like produces the protein MRAGSENLEGNVKILGAFISHPFFWGSKPIGSENDPNKPKPCGSFDSQTIGTEPGVDHDKTFPALVWDFVYPSAPGGLDNPMLNPEGLGAPSLVGLGCWRLMICVAAEDELRDRGVRNYELLVKESGWKGELEFHEDEGVGHGFYVMDPETVKAKNMFKRLASFLK, from the coding sequence ATGAGAGCGGGATCTGAGAATTTGGAAGGCAATGTCAAAATCTTGGGTGCTTTTATTTCTCATCCTTTTTTCTGGGGCTCAAAACCAATTGGGTCGGAAAATGATCCTAATAAACCCAAGCCATGTGGGTCTTTTGATTCCCAAACAATTGGGACAGAACCTGGTGTTGATCATGATAAGACCTTCCCAGCTTTGGTTTGGGACTTTGTGTACCCATCAGCTCCTGGAGGTCTTGACAATCCAATGCTCAATCCTGAGGGTCTCGGGGCACCGAGCCTGGTGGGGCTTGGGTGTTGGAGGTTGATGATCTGTGTGGCTGCGGAAGATGAACTGAGAGACAGAGGTGTTCGGAACTATGAATTATTGGTGAAGGAGAGTGGTTGGAAAGGTGAATTGGAGTTCCATGAAGATGAGGGAGTGGGTCATGGATTTTACGTCATGGATCCAGAGACTGTGAAAGCTAAGAACATGTTCAAGCGATTGGCTTCGTTTCTCAAGTAG
- the LOC120002446 gene encoding 2-hydroxyisoflavanone dehydratase-like, whose protein sequence is MGSAAKEIASELFQLIRVYKDGSVERLEGSPYVPPSPNPDPQTGISSKDITISENPKVSARLYLPKIQQHDQKLPILVYFHGSAFCLASAFSFLYHRYMNLLVSQANVVVVSVEYRLAPEHPLPAAYDDCWTALNWVASHSSAAKNEPNKDPWLLNYGDFNRLYIGGDSAGGNIAHNIAMRAGSENLEDNVKILGTLICHSYFWGSKPVGSENDPNKSKPYVTLESKSFASDPSLGHEKSFPSLVWSLVNMYPSAPGGLDNPMLNPEGPEAPSLAGLGCSRLLIVVAGEDELRDRGVRYHELVKESGWKGESDFHEDEGEVHGFHALNPDTVKAKNLIKRIASFLK, encoded by the exons atgggATCTGCGGCCAAAGAAATAGCCAGCGAGCTCTTTCAGCTGATTCGCGTCTACAAGGATGGCTCAGTGGAACGCCTGGAAGGCTCGCCCTATGTGCCACCTTCACCAAACCCAGATCCACAAACTGGTATCTCATCAAAGGACATAACCATCTCTGAAAACCCCAAAGTCTCTGCTCGTCTCTACCTCCCTAAAATCCAACAACATGACCAAAAACTCCCAATCCTAGTCTACTTCCATGGCAGTGCATTTTGCCTTGCATCTGCCTTTTCATTCCTTTACCATCGCTACATGAATCTTCTGGTCTCTCAAGCCAATGTGGTTGTGGTCTCTGTGGAGTATAGGCTGGCTCCGGAGCATCCTTTGCCTGCGGCATATGATGACTGCTGGACTGCTCTTAATTGGGTCGCATCTCATTCTTCTGCAGCCAAAAACGAACCCAATAAGGATCCATGGCTGTTGAACTACGGAGACTTTAACAGGCTTTACATAGGAGGTGACAGTGCTGGTGGTAACATAGCTCATAACATCGCCATGAGAGCAGGATCTGAGAATTTGGAAGACAATGTGAAAATCTTGGGTACTTTGATTTGTCATTCGTATTTCTGGGGCTCAAAACCAGTTGGGTCAGAAAATGATCCCAATAAGTCCAAGCCCTATGTGACTTTGGAATCAAAATCATTCGCTTCAGATCCTAGTTTGGGTCATGAGAAGTCCTTCCCATCTTTGGTTTGGAGCCTT GTCAATATGTACCCATCAGCGCCTGGAGGGCTCGATAATCCGATGCTGAATCCGGAGGGTCCTGAGGCGCCGAGCTTGGCAGGGCTGGGGTGTTCGAGGTTGTTGATTGTTGTGGCCGGAGAAGATGAACTGAGAGACAGAGGTGTTCGATACCATGAATTGGTGAAAGAGAGTGGTTGGAAAGGTGAATCGGATTTCCATGAAGACGAGGGAGAGGTTCATGGATTTCATGCCCTTAATCCTGATACTGTGAAAGCTAAGAACCTTATCAAACGCATCGCTTCTTTTCTCAAGTGA